One Vibrio quintilis DNA segment encodes these proteins:
- the soxR gene encoding redox-sensitive transcriptional activator SoxR: protein MEMTVGEVAQRAGVKVSTLHFYEQKGLIYSWRNQGNQRRYHRNVLRRIAVIKAAQMVGLTLEEIAAALSELPKHQAPSRQQWSHMASSWSAMLEHRIQQLKALQHDLGGCIGCGCLSMDSCAIYNPQDIRAETFADKTRLIAPEEWE, encoded by the coding sequence ATGGAAATGACAGTCGGTGAAGTGGCCCAGAGAGCGGGTGTGAAGGTTTCAACCTTGCATTTTTATGAGCAGAAAGGGCTGATTTACAGCTGGCGTAATCAGGGCAACCAACGTCGCTATCACCGGAATGTGTTGCGCAGAATCGCGGTGATTAAAGCGGCGCAGATGGTTGGGCTGACTTTAGAAGAAATCGCAGCGGCATTATCAGAGCTACCAAAACATCAGGCTCCCAGCCGCCAGCAATGGTCGCATATGGCGTCCAGCTGGAGTGCGATGCTTGAGCACCGGATTCAACAGTTGAAAGCGTTGCAACATGATCTGGGCGGATGCATCGGCTGCGGCTGTCTGTCGATGGACTCATGCGCAATTTACAATCCTCAGGATATTCGTGCAGAAACATTTGCTGATAAAACCCGGTTGATTGCACCGGAGGAGTGGGAATGA
- a CDS encoding carboxymuconolactone decarboxylase family protein, producing MMSQRANYYLSAPRAFDLLLEQESILKAQFEAIPELGITLWELVKLRVSQINHCAFCLEMHSTQAAEAGESSQRMIALNAWRDSPLFTESEQQALRFTEQLVTGQSIDQNNYQALVATFGETGLTYLTLAVNAISGWNRVVKVFLPEIGSWRQVSS from the coding sequence ATGATGTCTCAACGCGCAAATTACTACCTGTCGGCCCCCCGGGCATTCGATCTCTTGCTGGAACAGGAATCAATACTTAAAGCACAATTTGAAGCGATCCCTGAATTAGGAATAACGTTATGGGAGTTGGTAAAGCTGCGGGTCTCGCAGATCAATCACTGTGCTTTTTGTCTTGAAATGCACAGTACTCAGGCAGCTGAGGCCGGGGAATCCAGCCAGCGTATGATCGCTTTAAATGCATGGCGGGACTCGCCGCTTTTTACGGAATCTGAGCAGCAGGCACTACGGTTTACAGAGCAGCTTGTGACAGGACAGAGTATTGATCAGAACAATTATCAGGCTTTGGTCGCGACATTTGGTGAAACGGGTCTGACGTATTTAACTCTTGCGGTGAATGCCATTTCAGGCTGGAATAGAGTTGTGAAGGTTTTTTTGCCGGAAATTGGCAGTTGGCGACAGGTTAGCTCTTAG
- a CDS encoding CobW family GTP-binding protein, translating to MGAGLIATIPVTLLHGFLGAGKTTVMRSILAQAQNAGCVPAVIVNDMSDLDVDGVLVRNSHEVDDNDRNFVIMSGDSISTPDGIAELDRALQALLDKAHPPWIFIETSGSSHPLPLIEYFKQQPSLSLTGVITLVDSTWLRDDYDLGRQLIPKWQENLQQQRRGVENLLAEQIMFSNRILLNKTDQLDAEAVQHIAQAIHPLNPYAPVISISWGNIELDQIRDIEDYNFFLVEQLIGELRDQVNAPLTLSGKPNQKIVAQVIEDDRPFHPTRLWQVCHQHLTQGVFRSKGFFWFPTRDELSLLWSQANGNVGLEVVGFWRASVIQDESQHFTPEQRQLLQDKIDQVDSRFGDRRCRLTVIGQNEEVETFVEALNRCFLTDEELAHWENGGSFSDPWPQNVAKVN from the coding sequence TTGGGGGCAGGTTTGATAGCCACAATTCCAGTCACACTGTTACATGGCTTTTTGGGAGCAGGGAAGACCACGGTTATGCGCAGCATTTTGGCTCAGGCACAAAATGCGGGTTGTGTACCCGCAGTGATCGTGAATGATATGAGCGATCTGGATGTTGATGGGGTACTGGTGAGAAATAGTCATGAGGTGGATGACAACGATCGCAATTTTGTCATCATGAGTGGGGATAGTATCAGTACGCCCGATGGTATTGCAGAACTGGATCGTGCGCTTCAGGCTTTGCTGGATAAAGCGCATCCACCCTGGATTTTCATTGAAACATCAGGCAGCAGTCATCCCTTGCCTTTGATCGAATATTTCAAGCAGCAGCCGTCATTGTCTCTGACCGGCGTGATCACTCTGGTCGATTCCACCTGGCTGAGAGATGACTATGATCTGGGGAGACAACTGATTCCCAAATGGCAGGAGAATTTACAACAACAACGCCGGGGAGTTGAAAATCTTCTGGCGGAGCAGATCATGTTTTCCAATCGTATCTTGCTGAATAAAACGGATCAGCTGGATGCCGAAGCTGTGCAACATATCGCGCAGGCGATTCACCCGCTTAATCCTTATGCGCCGGTTATCAGCATCTCCTGGGGAAATATCGAACTGGACCAGATTCGTGACATTGAAGACTATAATTTCTTTCTGGTCGAACAACTCATCGGGGAGCTGAGAGATCAGGTCAACGCACCGCTGACGCTGTCTGGTAAACCGAATCAAAAGATTGTGGCGCAGGTGATTGAAGATGATCGCCCCTTTCACCCCACACGTTTGTGGCAAGTGTGTCATCAACATCTGACTCAGGGTGTGTTCCGGAGTAAAGGTTTTTTTTGGTTTCCCACCCGGGATGAACTCTCACTGCTTTGGAGTCAGGCCAATGGCAATGTTGGTCTTGAAGTCGTTGGGTTTTGGCGCGCCTCGGTGATTCAGGATGAGTCACAGCATTTCACCCCGGAACAGCGGCAGTTGCTTCAGGATAAAATTGATCAGGTGGACAGCCGTTTTGGCGACCGCCGCTGCCGGCTGACTGTGATTGGTCAAAATGAGGAAGTTGAGACGTTTGTCGAAGCCCTCAATCGTTGCTTCTTAACTGATGAAGAGCTGGCTCACTGGGAGAACGGCGGATCGTTTTCAGACCCGTGGCCTCAGAATGTGGCTAAGGTGAATTAA
- a CDS encoding LON peptidase substrate-binding domain-containing protein, translating into MTRIMEKDERAIEQQAAVSPVFPLPVFLLAGGMQRLRIFEQKYVEMVANANQTDGFVISVYQKGQPFSTSDWGSHVRIVDFNQGEDGMLTIDVLADSLVSLDGFEYGDSGLLMAETSKIPHWSSVRDASDPDSDQWVENEGYQSQFSRILKQIFAENDELRNLYKIHHFDHAEWVSARLLEILPVPLHEKEKFVRQLNLLQLNQFLAGLCEA; encoded by the coding sequence ATGACACGAATCATGGAAAAAGACGAACGGGCCATTGAACAACAGGCCGCAGTTTCACCGGTTTTTCCCCTGCCGGTATTTTTGTTGGCCGGGGGAATGCAACGGTTGCGGATATTTGAGCAAAAATACGTTGAGATGGTTGCCAATGCGAATCAAACTGATGGATTTGTCATCTCGGTTTATCAAAAAGGCCAGCCTTTTTCCACTTCAGACTGGGGTTCACATGTCAGAATCGTTGATTTTAATCAGGGTGAAGATGGTATGTTAACCATTGATGTTCTGGCTGACAGCCTGGTTTCTCTGGACGGTTTTGAATATGGCGACAGTGGCTTATTAATGGCGGAAACCAGCAAAATACCGCATTGGTCTTCTGTCCGCGACGCTTCTGACCCGGATAGTGATCAATGGGTTGAAAATGAAGGTTATCAGTCACAGTTTTCACGGATTCTCAAGCAGATATTTGCAGAGAACGACGAACTGAGAAACTTATATAAGATACATCATTTTGACCATGCTGAATGGGTGAGTGCCCGTTTGTTAGAAATTCTGCCCGTCCCGCTCCATGAGAAAGAAAAGTTCGTCCGCCAGTTGAATTTGTTGCAGCTGAATCAGTTTCTTGCCGGTTTGTGTGAGGCGTAA
- a CDS encoding DUF6434 domain-containing protein — MEKVDWHKNHIDDSTIITDSYKTTQNVRRYFKAKFGEEFKFDRDFMQWMKSSVGLTMGDASREWMNRQHSK; from the coding sequence ATGGAAAAGGTTGATTGGCATAAAAATCATATCGATGACAGTACAATAATTACTGATAGTTACAAGACAACTCAGAATGTTCGCCGCTATTTTAAAGCTAAATTTGGTGAGGAATTTAAATTTGATCGGGATTTTATGCAATGGATGAAAAGTTCAGTTGGTTTAACAATGGGTGACGCTTCGCGGGAGTGGATGAATCGTCAGCACTCAAAGTAA
- a CDS encoding cytochrome ubiquinol oxidase subunit I — protein MDTLAIDLARFQFAFTVSFHIIFPAFTIGLASYLAVLEGLWLKTGQEKYIQLYKYWMKIFAISFGMGVVSGIVLSYQFGTNWSVFADKTGPILGPLMGYEVFTAFFLEAGFLGVMLFGMEKVGRKLHFASTCIVAFGTFLSAFWILSVNSWMQTPAGYGINEAGQFVPLDWLAIIFNPSFPYRLVHMLLAAYLTTAFVVAAVGAYHLLKAPHNPLAKTMFSMAMWMAAIVTPLQILAGDMHGLNTLAHQPAKVAAMEGHFESRQGAPLILFGIPDEDAQEMKYQIAIPKLGSLILTHDLNGTVQGLDQFPPADHPPVSIVFWSFRVMVGIGFGMLMIGLFSLWLRKKRRLYDSPRFQRLCVLFGPSGFIAVLAGWITTEVGRQPFTVYGLLRTTESASPVDAAAVGASLTAFVIVYLFVFGAGFFYLIRLMRKSPTRYETPPDNHLPDGSDVPPASHPNRLT, from the coding sequence ATGGACACATTAGCAATCGATCTGGCACGTTTTCAGTTCGCTTTTACTGTTTCGTTCCACATTATTTTCCCTGCTTTCACTATTGGGCTGGCATCCTATCTAGCGGTGCTGGAAGGGTTATGGCTGAAAACCGGACAGGAAAAATATATCCAGCTGTACAAATACTGGATGAAAATATTTGCGATCAGCTTTGGGATGGGCGTGGTCAGCGGTATTGTGCTCAGTTATCAGTTCGGCACCAACTGGAGTGTCTTCGCAGATAAAACCGGACCGATCCTCGGGCCGCTGATGGGCTATGAAGTTTTCACTGCTTTCTTCCTCGAAGCTGGTTTTCTCGGTGTAATGCTGTTCGGCATGGAAAAAGTCGGCAGGAAACTTCATTTTGCTTCAACCTGTATTGTTGCCTTTGGTACTTTTCTATCCGCGTTCTGGATTCTTTCCGTCAATAGCTGGATGCAAACCCCCGCTGGATATGGCATCAATGAAGCCGGGCAATTTGTGCCGCTGGACTGGCTGGCGATTATATTCAATCCTTCATTTCCGTACCGGCTGGTTCACATGCTGCTGGCTGCTTATTTAACCACTGCATTCGTTGTGGCGGCAGTAGGTGCTTACCATCTGTTAAAAGCCCCTCACAACCCACTGGCAAAAACCATGTTTTCGATGGCCATGTGGATGGCGGCGATTGTCACGCCGCTGCAAATTCTCGCCGGAGATATGCATGGCTTGAATACGCTGGCGCATCAACCGGCAAAAGTCGCTGCAATGGAAGGCCATTTCGAATCCCGTCAGGGCGCACCATTAATCCTGTTTGGTATTCCGGATGAAGACGCGCAGGAAATGAAATATCAGATCGCCATCCCCAAACTTGGCAGCCTGATTCTGACTCATGACCTGAATGGTACGGTTCAGGGGCTGGATCAGTTTCCACCAGCAGACCATCCACCGGTTTCAATCGTTTTCTGGAGCTTTCGGGTCATGGTGGGAATTGGCTTCGGGATGCTGATGATTGGCCTGTTCAGCTTATGGCTGCGCAAAAAACGGCGTTTGTATGATTCCCCACGCTTTCAGCGCTTGTGTGTGCTGTTCGGGCCCTCAGGATTTATTGCCGTGTTAGCCGGGTGGATCACCACGGAAGTGGGCCGGCAGCCGTTCACCGTCTATGGTCTGCTGCGAACAACCGAGTCCGCATCCCCTGTTGATGCGGCTGCGGTAGGAGCATCGTTGACCGCTTTCGTCATTGTTTACCTGTTCGTGTTTGGTGCCGGATTCTTTTATCTGATCAGGCTGATGCGTAAATCGCCGACCCGCTATGAAACACCGCCGGATAACCATCTGCCGGATGGTTCTGACGTCCCACCCGCATCGCATCCAAACCGGCTGACCTAA
- a CDS encoding MAC/perforin domain-containing protein, with protein sequence MTISIVDEAREVALKIGHITPNIQKNSELQLLRFGQELTEDYLIGVEAIGAGYDIFGKYASTDSIKTQLFDWRKDKKKPVMFKKDCVIPESLDVQQHDTASYHNFVGSNITKYQASVSASAKIEGAYNLFSGSIQNDFRSQSTREAENEFSRVQQSIELWSLKVNPDYNSLRNLLLDHVRKSIDEASDKVAFAKLFDTYGSHFLSGAIMGGRAISSSSTNKVSVDESFSNETLAKVYYQSLTGQLSAESKLKYENSLHSFQKNSETNTFVQGGNGVAASKVFSGNKIDFDAWAATVATSPDFVNITDNAPFTGIWELCRDNQQKQDMQDFFEQVWGPAESKKRQILAAYIDSLKVIYGDRSTIQPPPGYTKIPLDLNKGAGGEWIYLCYHKHELTSELDSQNPDCITDITTIRGKGAPVPAGFKKIDVDLNKGAGGEYIYLCYRKQEYTDSLAIKDVMVISGSNSDLEAPYDFTKVDQDLNQGAHGNYIYVCYSQMA encoded by the coding sequence ATGACTATATCTATTGTTGATGAAGCTAGAGAAGTAGCTCTAAAGATTGGACATATAACCCCTAACATTCAGAAGAATAGTGAACTGCAATTACTACGTTTTGGTCAAGAGCTGACAGAAGATTACCTTATTGGGGTCGAAGCTATTGGTGCGGGTTATGACATTTTTGGTAAATACGCGTCAACTGATAGCATCAAAACCCAGTTGTTTGACTGGCGTAAGGATAAAAAGAAACCTGTTATGTTTAAGAAGGACTGCGTGATACCAGAGAGTCTTGATGTTCAGCAGCACGATACTGCTTCTTATCATAACTTTGTAGGTAGTAATATCACCAAGTATCAAGCTAGTGTTTCTGCTTCAGCAAAGATTGAAGGTGCTTATAATCTCTTTTCAGGATCTATCCAGAACGATTTTCGTTCACAAAGTACGAGAGAAGCAGAGAATGAATTCTCACGCGTTCAGCAATCTATTGAACTGTGGTCGCTTAAGGTGAATCCGGATTATAATTCGCTTCGTAATCTGCTTCTTGATCACGTTCGCAAATCAATCGATGAAGCGTCTGACAAAGTAGCCTTCGCGAAACTTTTTGATACATACGGAAGTCACTTCCTGTCAGGAGCGATTATGGGTGGACGTGCAATTTCCTCCTCTTCCACGAACAAAGTCAGTGTAGATGAGAGCTTTTCAAATGAAACACTCGCGAAAGTGTACTATCAGAGCCTTACTGGGCAGCTATCTGCCGAGTCGAAGCTTAAATATGAAAATTCTTTACACAGCTTTCAAAAGAACTCTGAGACTAATACCTTTGTTCAAGGTGGCAATGGAGTGGCAGCTAGTAAGGTGTTTTCTGGAAATAAAATCGATTTTGATGCTTGGGCAGCGACTGTGGCGACCTCTCCGGATTTTGTCAATATTACTGATAACGCTCCATTCACTGGAATTTGGGAGTTATGCCGAGACAATCAACAAAAACAAGACATGCAGGACTTCTTTGAGCAGGTGTGGGGGCCAGCCGAGTCGAAGAAGCGTCAAATTCTTGCCGCATATATTGACAGCTTGAAAGTGATCTACGGGGACAGATCTACCATTCAACCGCCTCCGGGTTATACAAAAATACCTCTTGATTTAAATAAGGGAGCGGGCGGTGAATGGATTTACCTTTGCTACCATAAACATGAACTTACTTCAGAACTTGACAGTCAGAACCCAGACTGTATTACAGATATCACGACAATACGAGGCAAAGGGGCACCTGTACCAGCTGGCTTCAAAAAGATCGATGTTGATTTGAATAAGGGAGCTGGCGGGGAATATATATATCTTTGTTACCGAAAACAAGAATACACCGATTCGCTAGCAATCAAGGATGTGATGGTGATAAGTGGGAGTAATAGTGATCTGGAAGCTCCATATGACTTTACGAAAGTAGATCAGGATTTAAATCAGGGTGCGCATGGAAATTACATTTATGTCTGCTACTCGCAGATGGCTTAG
- a CDS encoding DUF1611 domain-containing protein, which yields MSISTRNLKNIFKLTRVQDTEIYEEPAHPSPWVPLSERLNPVIPSAVIYCEGSFGKIDGKTANGLVRHSLSYRIQSVIDNECAGLDAGEVLDNKANGIPIVANIEEALIDAESIPDYFIFGIAPTSGVLSDPDKNIILDAMARGMNIVNGLHEFLTDDPLFVESSLKNNVQIIDTRKHKNKRDLKTFSGQIHKVTCPRIAVMGTDCALGKRTTATILTNELTKRGLNVVLIATGQTGIIQGAKYGVALDAVPSQFCAGELESVIVQAYEKENPDIIIIEGQGALSHPAFSTSAFILRGSCPTGVILQHAPKRLHRSDFPDYPMPSVTSEINLIETFSDTSVIGLTLNHEDMSLDETRHAIDRYTTELGIPVTDALSQPVEQLIQIVTSALPQISGNLVTKS from the coding sequence ATGTCAATTTCAACAAGAAATTTAAAAAACATTTTCAAACTCACCAGAGTTCAAGATACCGAAATCTACGAAGAACCTGCTCACCCTTCACCCTGGGTGCCACTATCTGAGAGACTGAATCCGGTCATCCCCTCTGCGGTTATATATTGCGAAGGCAGTTTCGGTAAGATTGATGGTAAAACTGCTAATGGACTAGTGAGGCACTCACTAAGCTATCGCATTCAATCGGTGATTGATAATGAATGTGCTGGTTTAGATGCCGGAGAAGTACTCGATAACAAAGCAAATGGAATACCTATCGTTGCCAATATCGAAGAAGCTCTCATTGATGCGGAAAGTATTCCCGATTATTTTATTTTTGGTATTGCGCCAACAAGCGGGGTTTTGTCTGACCCGGATAAAAACATTATCTTAGATGCGATGGCACGGGGAATGAATATCGTAAACGGTTTACATGAATTTCTAACTGATGACCCTCTATTTGTAGAATCCAGCTTAAAAAATAACGTTCAAATCATTGATACCCGCAAGCACAAAAATAAACGCGATCTAAAAACCTTTAGTGGGCAAATACACAAAGTAACATGCCCGAGAATTGCCGTGATGGGAACGGATTGCGCGTTAGGAAAACGGACAACTGCAACCATTCTGACCAATGAATTGACTAAAAGAGGTCTCAATGTCGTTCTGATCGCCACTGGACAAACGGGTATTATACAGGGAGCGAAGTACGGCGTTGCACTTGATGCGGTTCCTTCTCAATTTTGTGCCGGTGAGTTGGAATCGGTCATTGTACAGGCCTATGAAAAAGAAAATCCGGATATAATTATTATTGAAGGGCAAGGCGCTTTAAGCCACCCTGCATTTTCTACCAGCGCTTTTATTTTACGTGGTAGTTGCCCAACCGGGGTGATATTACAACATGCCCCTAAGCGCTTACATCGCAGTGACTTTCCTGATTACCCAATGCCTTCGGTTACTTCTGAGATAAACCTTATCGAAACATTTTCGGATACCAGTGTTATTGGACTGACACTCAATCATGAAGACATGTCTTTGGATGAAACACGCCATGCTATAGACAGGTACACGACGGAACTGGGTATACCCGTGACGGATGCTTTATCACAACCTGTTGAACAATTGATTCAAATTGTAACATCAGCTTTGCCTCAAATATCCGGTAACCTGGTGACAAAAAGTTGA
- a CDS encoding helix-turn-helix domain-containing protein: protein MASLQFEIRFPQGRLSPWVQAIWSAKTGQVPSGLTRRLFADAGSGLMMNSGPEIRVDNQVLSEPLFFQPTQKKAHCIFLPPGTNLSGIRFHPGMGECFLSQFVEHSTLDEQALSEHFRGLIHQLSDDTNLLSRIEKITRTLMFHLHDDIHHPAIFCRAVQILEHAPNVRQMEHLPLSQRQLERQFQRRIGMTPKYFQRLRRVRSVLTDLKNNPHKDFAGTAVEFGFSDQAHLIRECRTFTGITPKQYLKLLISTDNE, encoded by the coding sequence ATGGCGTCTTTGCAATTTGAAATCCGCTTCCCGCAGGGGCGTTTATCACCCTGGGTTCAGGCGATTTGGTCTGCAAAAACCGGGCAGGTACCGTCTGGTCTGACCCGCAGGCTGTTTGCCGATGCCGGTAGTGGCCTGATGATGAATTCCGGGCCGGAAATACGTGTTGACAATCAGGTGCTGAGTGAGCCGTTATTCTTTCAGCCAACGCAAAAGAAGGCACATTGTATTTTTTTACCGCCGGGAACCAATCTCTCCGGCATTCGTTTTCATCCCGGTATGGGGGAGTGCTTTTTATCTCAGTTTGTTGAGCATTCGACGCTGGATGAGCAGGCTTTATCTGAGCATTTTCGTGGGTTAATTCACCAGCTCAGCGATGATACAAACCTGCTCAGCCGGATTGAGAAAATAACCCGGACTCTGATGTTCCATCTTCATGACGATATTCATCATCCGGCTATTTTCTGCCGGGCCGTTCAGATACTGGAACATGCCCCGAATGTACGACAGATGGAACATTTACCCCTCAGTCAGCGCCAGTTAGAACGTCAGTTTCAGCGAAGAATCGGAATGACACCAAAATATTTCCAGCGTTTAAGACGGGTTCGTTCAGTGTTGACTGATTTAAAGAACAATCCACATAAAGATTTTGCCGGTACAGCGGTTGAATTCGGTTTTTCTGATCAGGCCCATCTGATTCGTGAATGCCGGACTTTTACCGGCATCACGCCGAAGCAGTATTTGAAGTTACTGATCAGCACAGATAATGAGTAA
- a CDS encoding alanine/ornithine racemase family PLP-dependent enzyme, translating to MKYPRLDIDCIKIHHNAQFLITQLSLKNISVTPVTKVFLGHPIIARYLLDAGATMLADSRIENFQKMTEAGISVSKILIRTPMLSQISSVLKHCDLSFNTEVQVVQRLSDIARQQNINHDIIILVELGDLREGIMPNRVIDFVRDIISLPNITIKGIGANLACRYGIAPDHQNMNVLSDLADEIEATFGISLEIISGGNSASIHWALNHTARTRINNLRIGEAIFLGCEPLEHENIKGLHTDAVSLTAEVIESNIKPTLPWGIRGFNAFGEKESLQDRGLVSQAILALGRQDVCVSGLKAPKGLRIVSSTSDHLILETSGRPLFVGETVTFSLDYTALLSSMSSRYIYKYFKAL from the coding sequence TTGAAGTATCCAAGGTTAGACATCGATTGTATTAAAATCCATCATAATGCTCAGTTTCTTATTACTCAGCTCTCTTTGAAAAACATCTCAGTAACGCCTGTGACAAAAGTCTTTCTGGGACATCCTATCATTGCCCGGTATCTTCTCGATGCTGGCGCAACGATGTTAGCCGATTCACGAATCGAAAACTTCCAAAAGATGACGGAGGCTGGTATTTCTGTTTCAAAGATTCTGATACGCACTCCCATGTTAAGTCAAATTTCAAGTGTATTGAAACATTGTGATTTGAGCTTCAATACTGAAGTTCAGGTGGTACAAAGACTCTCCGACATCGCCAGGCAACAAAATATTAATCACGATATTATTATTCTGGTTGAATTGGGAGACTTAAGGGAAGGCATTATGCCGAATCGCGTTATTGATTTTGTCCGTGACATTATTTCTTTACCAAACATCACGATAAAAGGAATTGGTGCAAATTTAGCCTGTCGGTATGGTATCGCTCCTGATCATCAAAATATGAACGTTCTTTCTGATCTCGCGGATGAAATTGAAGCGACATTTGGGATCAGCCTGGAGATTATTTCAGGAGGCAATTCAGCCTCTATTCATTGGGCGCTTAATCATACCGCACGCACCCGAATCAACAACCTTCGTATAGGGGAAGCAATATTTCTGGGCTGTGAGCCTTTAGAGCATGAGAATATTAAAGGTTTACATACAGATGCGGTTTCTTTGACCGCTGAAGTGATTGAATCCAATATTAAACCTACTCTGCCCTGGGGAATTCGAGGGTTCAATGCCTTTGGTGAAAAAGAAAGCCTTCAGGACAGAGGGCTGGTCTCACAAGCTATTCTGGCATTAGGTCGTCAGGATGTTTGTGTCAGCGGACTAAAGGCTCCAAAAGGGCTCAGGATAGTGTCATCAACCAGCGATCACCTCATCCTCGAAACCTCAGGCAGGCCGCTATTTGTAGGGGAAACCGTCACATTCAGTCTGGATTACACGGCGCTCTTATCTTCTATGTCTTCTCGTTATATCTATAAATATTTTAAGGCACTATAG
- a CDS encoding MFS transporter, whose product MEFNKKTGTSAYLSGQFFDGISSGLFMMALPWAMLSTPGMGTFVAMVAFTCTALSFILTPFFSTLIDRCSRKQILVWVQFLQTGAAAAVAVVYWAGYQSDWLLATAQLVFWTSANLAWTTNNAFTQEHFEQHEYASISGKQEIIMQVTTLGSGAFGVALLEMWGIREFSCFAAIASGIATISYVFTPYRRQLSDSASVPFVTQMKESREILTQQPQFYAFLMLSTLSYPVLTFLAKLVPVWFSETGISGGWFAGYNIAFGMGSLVTGFLISRLLNLGSFQSVMIGAMGIAAITVIGMSLSASPLQLLIFTFFFGTFNALNRIARINWMHHSININQRGRADGGLQMFSCLAQSISYVAIAFLSHYGITHLGFFLAAGVMVAAVFMMMRLHKAPALAVNRV is encoded by the coding sequence ATGGAATTCAATAAAAAAACCGGGACAAGTGCCTATCTGTCAGGGCAGTTTTTTGATGGCATATCTTCAGGGCTATTTATGATGGCGCTGCCCTGGGCGATGCTGTCCACGCCCGGTATGGGCACTTTTGTCGCAATGGTTGCTTTCACATGCACGGCACTCTCTTTTATCCTGACACCGTTTTTTTCAACCCTGATTGACCGTTGTTCGAGAAAACAAATTCTGGTCTGGGTTCAGTTTCTGCAAACCGGGGCTGCCGCAGCCGTTGCCGTGGTGTATTGGGCCGGATATCAGTCTGACTGGTTGCTGGCAACCGCACAGCTGGTGTTCTGGACATCCGCGAATCTGGCATGGACAACCAATAATGCGTTTACTCAGGAGCATTTTGAGCAACACGAATACGCGTCAATCTCCGGCAAACAGGAGATCATTATGCAGGTGACCACCTTAGGTTCCGGCGCATTCGGTGTGGCGTTACTTGAAATGTGGGGTATAAGGGAGTTTTCCTGCTTCGCTGCGATTGCATCCGGCATTGCCACCATCAGTTATGTGTTCACCCCTTACCGGCGCCAGTTGTCCGACTCTGCTTCGGTTCCTTTTGTGACACAAATGAAAGAGAGCCGGGAGATATTGACTCAACAACCGCAGTTTTATGCATTTCTGATGCTCTCCACATTGAGTTATCCGGTCTTAACCTTCCTTGCTAAATTAGTCCCGGTTTGGTTTTCAGAAACCGGCATCTCAGGCGGTTGGTTTGCTGGTTATAACATTGCCTTTGGCATGGGATCGTTAGTCACCGGATTTCTGATCAGCAGGTTATTAAACCTCGGCTCATTTCAGTCGGTGATGATTGGCGCGATGGGGATTGCAGCCATCACAGTGATCGGGATGAGTTTGTCTGCATCACCCCTGCAATTGCTGATCTTCACATTTTTCTTTGGCACGTTTAACGCATTAAACCGTATTGCCCGGATCAACTGGATGCATCACAGCATCAACATTAATCAGCGCGGGCGGGCAGATGGCGGGCTGCAAATGTTTTCGTGTCTGGCGCAGAGTATCAGTTACGTCGCGATTGCATTTTTAAGCCACTACGGAATCACGCATCTGGGATTCTTTCTGGCAGCGGGTGTGATGGTTGCAGCTGTCTTTATGATGATGCGTCTGCATAAAGCGCCGGCACTTGCGGTGAACAGGGTTTAG